One Dama dama isolate Ldn47 chromosome 24, ASM3311817v1, whole genome shotgun sequence genomic window, CCTGGGGAGAGGCCTGTATTCTCATGAGGTCCGGACAGAGCCCCAGCCTCCATCTCACGAACTTTCTCTCAAAACATCTCAGCTGTCACCTGCGCTGTCTCGTGGCAGTCAGGGTAGTGGACCAAACCTAGAGAGGGGACAGCATGTCAATAGAACCCATGGTTCCAGGTCACCTGGGGGCTCATTTCCCTTAATGGAGCATCTGTTCTCCCTCAGCCTTGACAGTGATGCTTTTGGACCATCTAAACCGCCACAAACATTCCGAAAAAGTGTTCTatggtggccactgctgtgtgACTGATGTCCCTCCCTGGTCCCCGACACTGCTGGCTTCATCTGCCAAGCTGGCCATACTGCTTGTAGAGACACATGGTCAGAGAACTTGGGGCTTTCCCTCCCAGCTTGGGGGTgcctccccactcctccccagCCTGCATGGCTTAGGCTTCCAGCACTGCCCAACACCTCAGCAACTGTGACATTTCCCCAGAGAGGAACCCCCTTTTCCAGTGGTCCCCACCTCAGCAGTATCAGGGCGGGAGGCCCGAGGTACCAGCGCTCACTTTGCACCTGAGAAAGTTACGTCAGTTTACAAGAGCATCTTCCTAACCCTTTGTCCGCCATCAAAAACTCTTCAGACCAGGGATCCCGTGTCCCTCACTCTGCTCCAGTGACCGGGCAGAGGCCCACACCAGCCCTGAACCATCACAGGAAAAGCCACAATTCACAAGCACTGGGAAAAGTTCAAGGATTAACCAAGGAAAGTGGGCTTTCCCGCTCCACTCCAACGTTTGACCACCAGTGCCCCTGGGAGTCTGAAGGAGCGCCGTCTCCACCTGGGTATCCCCGGGCTGCTGCATTAAGGGGAGAAGGGAGGCTAACGAGAGAAGGAAGCTGGACGCAGACACCAGGACCCCAATATTGCGCTGCTCCTCCCATGACTACCACACCACATGACTGCTAAGGTCCACCTGCTTTCAAAAAGGCCTGAAAACTAGGTGCTTTGTTCAATCTGACGGACACACACATTGTTCACGGCAGGAAAACAAAAACTACCACAGCTGCTGGCTAGACTTAGGCTTAACCCCTTCCTGGGCAATGGGCCCTGTGGAGGCTGGCATGGCATGGTCTGAAATGAAACCCACTTGCTCTCAGCCCAAATTAGAAACGCCTGTGAATGGAGCTGGGGGCTGACAGGCACCAATGCAGCAGGGCTGGGGGACACGCCGGCAGTGGAAAGATGACAGAAGGCATGTGTGCAGGCAGCGGGGGACAGTCTTCCATCCTTTGAGAAAATCATGTGATTAAACCAGGACTCTGAACAGGATTAAAAATCCATCCTCTGACAAAGGCTTTACTGACAATTTTCCATACAgttagtcaaaaaataaaaaaatacagaacaCAGCAGACAGCATTTCATACACTAGAAGCCAACATGACAGGAGTCCCTTCTCAtcacggtaaaaaaaaaaaaaaaaaaacccaaacctaaGAACTTAGTTTTTGATGGGGAGATAGGACTTTGGTCCCCTACCAAATGAAACAGAGTAACCCAGCAGAGAATTCAAATCAAGGGTGTAAGATGGGCCAGGGGGTGCAGGGCGGCGGTggtcagattttaaaataactgcttTAGTGACGAACAGGCTGCAAAGGCCaggtctgggctaggctgtgTCTCTCACTATAACTATCACCATGTGCTCTTCCTCTAGCTTGCCCAATGTCCTCAGTGCTGACTGGAGGTACTGCTGTGAGAAGTCACAGGGGGGGAAGGCGTAGAGCATGCCCGTGCTGTCTCTGCCCTTGGATCCACCCACTGGCAGGCTGATCACCCCTGCAGCCTGCTTCTGTTTCAAGTAGGAGACCAGGTTCCTGAGAAGCCGCCTCTGTAGGCCAGGCTCCACCGTGGGCATCCCCTCGGAGCCAGGCCCACTGGGGGTCGCCTGGGTGGCCAGGAGCACTGCGTAGCCATTGGGGCTCCCCTGCTTGATGCGTCGCGTGACCTCATCGAGCTTGGGCTGGTCCAGGCGAAGGCGCTGGGCAATCTTCAGCTGGGTCAACTTACTCCCGGAAGTGTGGTCTTTGAGGAGACTGCTGATCACCCCCTGGTCCCCCTCTAGGATGTGCATAGATGTCGGGAAGCagctgtttttcaacaccaggaGCCCGTTCCAACCCAGCTGCAGCGTCTGGGCATACTCTGAGAGACTCTTGAGCTTTTTGGTCTCGTGTTTTGGCTCTTCCAGAGGCTTGGGCTCGGCCTCAGTGGTCCGGTGATTGCGCTCGCTCTCTCGGGTCTTCTTCCCGTGGGCAGAGTCGGGAGcctcgtggtggtggtggtggctccGCTCCTCTGCCCCGTGTCGGCTGTTGCTGAGGGAGTTGCTGCCGGACTCCTTGGTCCCTTCACTGGAATGGTTTTCCTTGCGGCCACGCTCCGGGGTGCGGTCGGAGCCTCGGTCCGCAGGCTGCCCACCACCCTTGGTCCTGCTCCGTTCCTCATAAGGGGAGTGGGTGGACCTTCCGCGATCACTTGAGAGGCTCCGGCGCTTCCGCCTGTCCTCCCAGGCCTTGGGCAGGCCCcggtccccatctcctccccagcGCTCACCACTCCGGCTGCGCACTGAGCGGGTATAGCCCTCGAGGCTGTTTCGGCGATCAGAGCTTTTACTGGGGCTGGTCCAGTCCCCTTCCAAAAAGGTCCGCTCTCGATCTGAGTACAGGAGGTGTGGAGGGGTCCTGTCCCGCACCCGCAGGTCGGCATCCAGGTTCCGGTGCCGGGTGTACCCGTCTGGGAGCAGCTCATAGTgcacagggagaggggagggctgGTACTGCTGGGGATACCGAGTCTCCTCTGCTTTGGCAAAATCCACGCGCAGCCTGCGGTCCGGACCCCCCAAGGGAAAGCCCCTCATTTTAGCACAGGCGGCCTGGGCTGCGTCCAAGCTCTCGTACTGGATGTAGGCAAAGCTATCTCCCTTGACATGATCAATGGTCCGAATGCTCCCAAAACGGTCAAACTCCCGGGCCAGAGCCGCCAGTGAGGTGTTAGGTCCCAAGCCACCCACCCAGAGGCGCGTAGTGGGGTTGGCCTTGCCGTACCCTATCTTAATGGGATTGCGGCCTATCACCCGACCCGACATGCCCACCTTGGCCCGGTGGGCCATGTCCAGGTTCTGGAACTTCAGGAAGGCATACGCACCGCCCTGCCCACGGGCGGGTCTCTTGATGACCACCTCCTCAATGATGCCGTACTTCTCGAAAGCCCGTCGCAGCTCCACCTCTGACACGCTGTGGTCCAGGTTCCCAATGAAGAGGTTGCGCGTGGCCCGCTGGTCGTCCTCGGGCATCAGGTCCTCTTCGCACACGGCCGGGTAGCCGTAGGGTCGCCCGCGGTCGTCATACAGCCCGTAGTAGTCCAAGGCCCGCTCCCGGGACAGGCCtacagcggcggcggcggccgccgcATCCAGAGCAAAGGCTGCGGCAGCGTGGCGGGCGCGGGGCTCCCGCAGCGGAGGGGCGGCAACCGGGGACAGCGAACGCTGCTTGTACTGGTAGCCGCCGTGCAGCGGGAGGTAGCCGAGCGGGTCGGCGGGCGCGGGCGGGCCCGGGGGCGGAGTGGAGGCGgcggcgctgctgctgctgcttcgcCGGctgctcccgccgccgccgccgccgcctcgcaGGTACACGGGCTCCACCTTGAGCGGGCGGTCGTAGAGCAGCAGCTGGCGGGCCAGGGCGTGTTGGCGGGCCTCACGCGCGTCCTGCGGGTGCCGGAAGTTCACGTAGGCCACGCGGCCCAGCTCAGGCGTGTGCGACAGGCGCAGGCTGATCTCGCCGAAGCGCTTAAACTGGTGGAAGAGCCGATCTTCCAGGTGCTCGGCGGGCAGCGCGGGGCTCAGGCTGCTGATGAGCAGCGTCTTGTACTCGGGTGCAGCCGCTGAGGAGCCGGGACCCGTGGGCTCGGCTCCGGGCGGCGGCGGAGGTGGCGGTAGCGGAGACGCGCGGGGCGACGCGCCCGAAGCGCCTGGGTCCCCTGAGGCCTTGCCACCGCGTCCCCCGCCGCCGGCGCCCGAGCCCGAGGAGCGGCCGCTGCTCGCACGGTGATTCGCGTCCCCGGCGCCTCGGCCGTCGCGATGCCCACCACCGCTGCCCCCGCTACCGCGAGGTTTGTCGCGGGCCCGCGTTGGAACGGGGTGCTTGGCGCCGCCCGAGGCCTTGtgcgccgcccgccgcccgcccgcctcCGCCTCCCGTTCGCGCTCCCGGGGGCGCTTGGCCGACGATGACGAGCCGCGCCCGCTCGGGCTGGAGTCTCGCTCGCTCTGCCTCTTCATGGCGCCGGCGCGGCTGGCGGGCGGGCGGCCCGCAGGCCCCTcacagcggcggcggcggcggcggccgaggaGGCAGCGCCCCCGGCGCCGCCATCTTGGACAAAAGGACTCGGCGCGGCgacggggcggggcgggagcTGCGCTGAGTGCCTGGGAGTCGCGTTATCAGGCTGCGCCGGCCTACCACGTGACCCCCATGGTGGGCGGGGCGAGGGCAGCGCCGGGCGTGCGTCATCGGGCCGCGCCGCCCGTACCACGTGACCCTGTGGCTAGCGGGCGAACTCGCCCGCACTGTGAGCTCTGGCGCCGCCGTGCGGCTGGCGTGGCCGAGGCCCGGGGCTCCACAGAAACTGGAGCCCTGGAGAGGGACAGAAGCCTCGGTCTCCTGGCTAGAGGCGTCGCAGGCGCGGGTGTGCCAGGCCTTGAACTTTATGGGATATTCCCTCAATCCCAGGACTAGGTTTGGGTGACCACCCCCAAGCCCTGCCCTGGCATCTTCTGACTGGGTCCAGCATTAACAACCCGAACCCACACCCCGTATCTCGAGTATCCCCTGCGTTCAGGTTCACTTGTGGCAGCCCGCCCGAGAGGTCTTGAGAATCGTGGCTATGCACTCAGACGGCAAGACCTGTCGGGTCCCTGGCTgggcacagaaatacaaaacctgTGGTTTCTAGGGTGGGAACAGGCTAGGCTCCTTACAGCAACGGGGCCCACCCTCCGCGTAGGCATTCGAGTACAGAGGGCTGTAAGAGCAGGGTCACGGAACCAAGGGCGAAGAGAAGGCCGAACCCAGCAGTTACCGTTTGCCACGCTTACCTCTCCCTGGCCAGTGCTCTCGTATCCACCTCCATGGTGGTGACATGAAGGGGAAATCCTGTTCGGGTGCCAAGCCCCCTCAGAGAGGCTTTCATTTTCCATGGAGAGTTAACCGGAGGCTTCACAGGACCTGACCCAACTTAAGCCACAGAAACCGTGGCGTGGGTAAGAGCGCATGCGCGTCTTCCGTCCTCCCACGACCAAAAGCTTTTGCGAGGAGCGCCTGCAGCCACTAACGCAGGTGCACTAGATTAAGAGTCTTACAAGAAACACCTGTTAACGTTCCAGGTCTCCTTGGCAACTTCCAGAAAGGAGTTAACCCTTTTAAAGATATCCTTGGGGGTCACCCTCAGGTAGCAGTTGGGCTGTCTTCCCTGTTTGGTGTAGCCTGCAGGACACAGAGGCCACCAGAACACAGCTGCTAGGTTGAAACACCTCCATCTACTAAGATTTCTGGTTCCAGTCATGCATTTCCTCAACACCTTTCAGGGGCTCAGAAAACTGCTTGTCTGACCATAACAGCCCATCTCATTCCTCAAAATAGGGAACACCTGGCCTAAGAGGTGCATTCTTTCTGACATGAAAATTGTGGGCCTGCTGCTCCCAGCCATTAGTGGACCCTCAGCCGGCTGAGGGGGCCCTTTACGTCCGCAATCTTGAATTTAGGAACTGCACAAATGATGTGACCTGAGGTGAGAGCAAGGAAGCACTGTTTCTTAGTCCTTCCCTTGTGGTGGTCTCTGAGGGCATGAGCAGCAGAGGTGTCTCCACTGAGTCACAGTTCATGCTGCtcattgggtttcccaggcaccAACCCCCAAAAGAGCAACTAAAAAACCAGACTCCAGGGCCACCCTCTCAGGACTTCAACTGTTAGGATTATCTTGGGTAAACAAAGGCAGAAGACAGCCTCTCACTGGCTCTTTGTACAAACCAACTCCTGCCAGTCTTGGAAAACCCCAACTAGGTACCAAAGGCTTAGGGTTGACAGTGGACCCACAAACTGAGTTGAACAAGTAGATGGCCAGATCTGGACAGTGACTGATGGAGGTAGCCAGGCCATGAGTAGCTTCAGAAATGTGACAGTACTGAACATACTGTTATTGACGTCATCGTTGCAGGAAATTGCATTAAACCTCAGTCTTGCTTGCAACCCAGCCCCATCTCTGGACAGTCCCTGTGGGCCAGGGGTATCaagccccacctcctccctccattCTTGCAGAGCCCCACAGGCCCCTGTCCTGTCCTGGCATCCCAGCATTGACTGGTGGTTGAAGGACAAATTTGAATACACCTGAAGACTCTCTGTAAACCAGAAAGCATAAACCGGTGAAATCTTCATCATGGATAAAACCCTATTTCAGTATTCACTTTAATTCTTCAAGGACAGCTagaaattttcttcctttaataaaaaaatcCCAGACATACTTTGAAGTCCTAGAGTAAATCGGCAACAGAACAAAGTGAATCTCCCCCAAGGGGACGCTGTAGACCCAGCATCATCAGGAAAGCTCCAGGCTTCACACCTGACTTTGTCAGGAGCCTgcctaaaaaataaattacaaaaaggcTGTTTGGGGTAGACACAAATGAAGTGTTTTCCCCCTCAGGAGCAGCAGGGATCGAGCCGACTACAAATCAGTCCGTGAACTAGCTGCCTTGGGAGCATATTTAGGCATCAGTTCATTAATCTTCCGGATGTAGTCAGACTTCTCCGCACAGCCTTTGCACGTCTCCCCCCAGTCGTCCAGGATCTTCTTTAGCTCTTTAACTCGGAGCTTCTTCAGGTCCACTGTGCTCAGGTCAATCTGTTTGTCTGGAGGAGAGAGCAGGGAGAATAACCAGCTGGGTGGGAGCAACTGTGGACCCCAACAGTCCTTGCACAGCCAAACTGTCACTTAAAACAAGCAGACCTACTGACTGTAGGGGAGAGACACATGCAGGTGTCAGCAGGGACACATGGAGGCCATGTGGTCCCTACAGAAGGAACCTTCTAGGAGGAAGATGGCGCCCACGCCAAGTGCCTCTTACTAAACAGTCACGGTAGAGCTCACGGCACTGGAGAATGACAGTTCTAGGGAGACAGAGCAGACAGACCCCTTGGCCTGTTTCCTAACACAGACCCTGGTCGGGCTCTTGAGTTAGGAGCTTACTCTCCATGACCACCTGTGATCACAGAGAGATCTGTGCCAGAAGCACTAAACTAGGATCACTCTCAGAAGACCAGTTATCCTTGACACAACAGGGTAAAATGCAGGCCTTGGACACTCAATTCATGGTAAAACATGCTGGTGCTGTCTCAGTTTTATGGAAGAGAACAACTCTTCCTCAACCCGATTCTTTCTGAAGACCTGAACTGTTTTTCCCACTGGAAACTTCTTCGGCAAAAGAGATGCTGTGTGCCCATAACCTTAGGCTTTCCTGTTGGGACACAGCTGTTCTTTTCAAAATAGTAAAAGTCACTCAGCCTTCAGAGTGTGCAGTCAGGACAAGCCTGTTAAAGCCAAGTCAGACAACATCCCTTCTCTGCTCAAATCCCAACATTCTCATCTTCCCTCAGACTAAAACCCAAATCTTCACCAACATGCAAGGCCCTCTATGATTTGCCCACCCATCATGGCACTGGCTGCTTttgcatctgcctgtaatgctctTCCCTTAGCTGTGCCAGTGGCTAATCCCACACTTCCTTTTCAAAGTCTGTTGAAATGTcacctcctgggcttccctgacagctcagttggtaaagaagccacctgcaatgcaggagaccccagtctgactcctgggttgggcagatctgctggaggagggataggctacccactccagtattcttgggcttcccttgtgtgagttcagctggtaaggaatccgcctgcaatgcgggagacctgggtttgatccctgggttgggaagagcccctggagaagggaaaggctacccactctagtattctgacctggagaattccatggactgtatagtccatggggtggcaaagcgtcagacacgacagagcgacttgcactttcactgaGGCCTCTTCTGACCTCCACCCACCAGGATGCAAGGTTGAGTCTGTGCCCCTGCCCATTTACCACCACCAACCTTGCTACGTAACTCACTCATGAAGTTTCTAGTTTATCACCTGCCTTCCCCGGCTAGAAAGTACACTTCATTAATGCCTGAGCAGAGAGAGGATTCAGTGTTGGTTAAATAATGCCACACTCACCATACTTCAGTTCACAGATCTGACTGTCTTTCTTCTTGAGCTTCTCACAGATCTTCTCCACAGGGATGTGGTGGGACAGGGGCTTGGACACCTCGTTGATGATCTTGGTGGCTgcatcctctgtggccccaaTGTAGTAGCACTGTGGCAAGAAAGGACAATGGCCTTCAGGAGGTGCCCTTGAGAGCTATCTCCTCCAAGGCACACATCTTCTGTCTCTGCCAGGACCTCATTTTCCCACGCCCCATCTGTACTGGCAGTCAGATTCAGCATAAACCCCAGGCTCTTAGTACACACTTGGTCCCAGAGCTGACAGCCACCAGATGAATTTAAAAGTCACCAAGGTTCAAACCTTTAAACAGAAAGACAAAccagagactgccagggaagctgaGGTTACCAAAACTATTGTTTCATTAGGGCTCTTGTCCTTAATTCAGCCCTAGCCTCCCCTGTGCCCATTCCGTCATCATCACCGGTCCTCACTCATGCCAAGCTTGTTCTGGCCTTTGGGCACTCACattggctgttccctctgcctgtaaTGTTCTTTCCCCCTCCATAATGATGACCCTGTCTCAGAAAAATTCTTGACTACTGTCTAAGTTAGTGCCTACCCTCTCTACCATACCCTCCTGGTCCATTTTCTGCACAACTTGCATCCCACTGCATCATTTGCTGTCACTACTCTCCCCTGATATTTCCGGtgtccagcacacagtaggtgcttaatcaACACTAAGAGAATAACATCCCAATAGCCAAATACAGAAAGCACTTCAGACCCATATTAGTTCACTGACAGGAACAGCTGGCCTCCTCAATAGACAAGTGGGCGGGGTCTTGTACTCCCAGGCCTGAGAAGTGGATACTTAAAACGCTGGCAAGGGCCAGCCTGGGGAGGCCCAAACAGCTACTTACCAACCGATTCTCTTTGCCTCTAGCTTCACGGCAGAACTTTATAAGTTCTTTTTCAATAGAGGCTGGAGAGAATGTGACATCTCTGTCTTTGAGGTCCTGGTAAAATCTTCCCAGATAAGAAATACAAACtggaaaagataaagaaggaaGATGCTCCAGTCATCACCAAATTGCAGGCCAATTCACCAGGCGGGAACTCCAGCAGCAATTTTAAATAGGAGACACGGAGAAAGGGGAGTTTTTCTGCCACCGGATTTTCTCGGGTGCCCACAGGTAGACAGAACCGTGCTCCGGGTTGCTGGGTCCCCGAGTACACCCAGGGGATTCAGGGAACGAGCATCACCTAATGACCCACAAATGGCCCCTATCTGCTCTTTCCATAAAGTTTAAACCGAGATTGAACACGTGTCCTTGAGCTAGGCTCACTGTGACCTCATAAATGGACAAACTAGAGGCCGAAGAGAAAAAACCAATGCAAATGCTACTCATTCCCAAATGCAACACCGAACCCCAAcatgaatctttgcaaccctatcacACCAGGCGCGGTGCCCACGGGCGGCCCTCAAGACTCCCCAACCTGGGCCAGAACCGCTCCCACGAGCCTCTGCCCAGTGATGGTAAAGGACCAAAACTCCGGCGTTATCTCAGTTTCAGGCCAAACTGTCTGTACGATCTAGTCCTAACATTCTCGTCGGAACAATGTTTTTTAGGCCCAGGAAATGTTTTCTAGACTCGGCGTTGGTCTCTCCTCTCTCAGACCCCTCTGGGGCCGGCCGCCCCCGCCCGCATTAGCCCCATCCTCTCAGCCTTTTGGTGGCTGGATTGGGTTCAGCGCCGCCGCCAGGCAGGCCACAGCGCTCAGACCCAACTCCACCTTACCTTCGCAGTCACCCGGCCGCAACGCCCGGCTGGCCGGCAGCACGCTCAGAGCCAGCGCCACGGCCAGCCCGTGCGTGGCCCACATCCTCCAAAACCCTCCGCCACCGCCGCCTTCGCCGGACTGAACCGCGCCCGCCGTGCGAAGCAgcccccaggtcccggccgcgcGCCGTGGCTCCCTATTGGCTGGCGCCCTCCCACG contains:
- the MANF gene encoding mesencephalic astrocyte-derived neurotrophic factor; protein product: MWATHGLAVALALSVLPASRALRPGDCEVCISYLGRFYQDLKDRDVTFSPASIEKELIKFCREARGKENRLCYYIGATEDAATKIINEVSKPLSHHIPVEKICEKLKKKDSQICELKYDKQIDLSTVDLKKLRVKELKKILDDWGETCKGCAEKSDYIRKINELMPKYAPKAASSRTDL
- the RBM15B gene encoding putative RNA-binding protein 15B; the encoded protein is MKRQSERDSSPSGRGSSSSAKRPREREREAEAGGRRAAHKASGGAKHPVPTRARDKPRGSGGSGGGHRDGRGAGDANHRASSGRSSGSGAGGGGRGGKASGDPGASGASPRASPLPPPPPPPGAEPTGPGSSAAAPEYKTLLISSLSPALPAEHLEDRLFHQFKRFGEISLRLSHTPELGRVAYVNFRHPQDAREARQHALARQLLLYDRPLKVEPVYLRGGGGGGGSSRRSSSSSAAASTPPPGPPAPADPLGYLPLHGGYQYKQRSLSPVAAPPLREPRARHAAAAFALDAAAAAAAVGLSRERALDYYGLYDDRGRPYGYPAVCEEDLMPEDDQRATRNLFIGNLDHSVSEVELRRAFEKYGIIEEVVIKRPARGQGGAYAFLKFQNLDMAHRAKVGMSGRVIGRNPIKIGYGKANPTTRLWVGGLGPNTSLAALAREFDRFGSIRTIDHVKGDSFAYIQYESLDAAQAACAKMRGFPLGGPDRRLRVDFAKAEETRYPQQYQPSPLPVHYELLPDGYTRHRNLDADLRVRDRTPPHLLYSDRERTFLEGDWTSPSKSSDRRNSLEGYTRSVRSRSGERWGGDGDRGLPKAWEDRRKRRSLSSDRGRSTHSPYEERSRTKGGGQPADRGSDRTPERGRKENHSSEGTKESGSNSLSNSRHGAEERSHHHHHEAPDSAHGKKTRESERNHRTTEAEPKPLEEPKHETKKLKSLSEYAQTLQLGWNGLLVLKNSCFPTSMHILEGDQGVISSLLKDHTSGSKLTQLKIAQRLRLDQPKLDEVTRRIKQGSPNGYAVLLATQATPSGPGSEGMPTVEPGLQRRLLRNLVSYLKQKQAAGVISLPVGGSKGRDSTGMLYAFPPCDFSQQYLQSALRTLGKLEEEHMVIVIVRDTA